The Microbacterium sp. LWH7-1.2 genome window below encodes:
- a CDS encoding glycosyltransferase — MSTSTETIELSIVMPCLNEAETLAVCIDKAQGYLARSGVSGEVVIADNGSTDGSQEIASAHGARVVDVPAKGYGSALMGGIDAARGEYVIMGDADDSYDFSQLDPFVDRLRAGDQLVMGNRFQGGIAEGAMPPLHKYLGNPVLSWIGRVLFRSPIGDFHCGLRGFNRRAILDLHLLTTGMEFASEVVVKSTLSGLRVSEVPTTLSKDGRSRPPHLRSWRDGWRHLRFLLIFSPRWLFLIPGAAAFFLGLLGTIFLAIGPIEIGGLGLDAISQVYLAALCVVGYQSVIFAILTKIYAQHEGFRIPRSRNFERLERRISLESSALAGLALFLIGLGIAIWQFAAWAALGFGALDLASTLRISVPAALLMILGAQTIMSGMFLGVLNVGLKRNR; from the coding sequence ATGTCAACTTCGACCGAGACGATCGAGCTGTCCATCGTCATGCCGTGCCTCAACGAGGCCGAGACCCTCGCCGTCTGCATCGACAAGGCCCAGGGATACCTCGCTCGCAGCGGCGTTAGCGGCGAAGTCGTGATCGCCGACAACGGCAGCACCGACGGGTCGCAGGAGATCGCGTCCGCCCACGGCGCCCGCGTCGTGGACGTTCCCGCGAAGGGGTACGGCAGCGCGCTCATGGGCGGTATCGACGCCGCACGCGGCGAGTATGTGATCATGGGCGACGCGGACGACAGCTACGATTTCTCGCAGCTCGACCCGTTCGTGGACCGACTCCGCGCTGGAGACCAGCTCGTGATGGGCAATCGCTTCCAAGGCGGGATCGCCGAGGGCGCGATGCCGCCCCTGCACAAGTACCTCGGAAACCCGGTGCTCTCATGGATCGGCCGGGTGCTGTTTCGGTCGCCGATCGGCGATTTCCACTGCGGACTACGAGGCTTCAACCGCCGCGCGATCCTCGACCTCCATCTGCTGACGACGGGCATGGAGTTCGCCAGCGAGGTCGTCGTGAAGTCCACGCTCAGCGGGCTGCGCGTTTCGGAGGTGCCGACGACGCTTTCGAAGGACGGCCGCAGCCGCCCTCCGCACCTGCGCAGCTGGCGGGACGGCTGGCGTCATCTGAGGTTCCTCCTGATCTTCAGTCCGAGGTGGTTGTTCCTCATCCCCGGTGCGGCGGCGTTCTTCCTCGGGCTGCTCGGCACGATCTTCCTCGCGATCGGCCCTATCGAGATCGGCGGTCTCGGGCTCGATGCGATCAGTCAGGTGTACCTCGCCGCGCTCTGCGTCGTGGGGTACCAATCGGTGATCTTCGCGATTCTCACCAAGATCTATGCCCAGCATGAAGGGTTCCGCATCCCTCGCTCCCGGAACTTCGAGCGCCTCGAGCGGCGCATCAGTCTCGAAAGCAGCGCGCTCGCCGGTCTCGCGCTGTTCCTGATCGGCCTCGGGATTGCGATCTGGCAGTTCGCCGCGTGGGCGGCGCTGGGCTTCGGAGCGCTTGATCTCGCATCGACGCTGCGAATCTCCGTGCCGGCCGCGCTGCTGATGATCCTCGGTGCGCAGACGATCATGTCGGGCATGTTCCTGGGAGTTCTGAACGTGGGCCTCAAGCGCAATCGCTGA
- the ahcY gene encoding adenosylhomocysteinase, whose amino-acid sequence MPVATPADSTATDPREGFEYEVADLSLAEAGRHQLRLAENEMPGLMALREEFGASQPLKGARIAGSLHMTVQTAVLIETLVALGAQVRWASCNIFSTQDEAAAAVVVGPTGTVDAPAGVPVFAWKGETLEEYWRLADRIFDWTAEGFDGPNMILDDGGDATLLVHKGVEFEREGSVPDAAADDSAEYRIVLETLRASLARDPERFTRMAEGLLGVTEETTTGVHRLYELAASGDLLFPAINVNDSVTKSKFDNKYGIRHSLPDGINRATDVLMGGKVAFVCGYGDVGKGAAEALRGQGARVIVSEVDPICALQAAMDGYQVSRLDDVADQVDIVITGTGNKDVVTVDDLLKLKHLAIVGNVGHFDNEIDMAGLESLAGVEKVEIKPQVHEWRLPTGRSVLVLSEGRLLNLGNATGHPSFVMSASFTNQVLAQIELFTKRDEYPTAVYVLPKHLDEKVARLHLDALGVQLTELTPEQASYIGVPVEGPYKLDHYRY is encoded by the coding sequence ATGCCTGTCGCCACGCCTGCCGACTCCACGGCCACCGATCCCCGCGAGGGCTTCGAGTACGAGGTCGCCGACCTCTCTCTCGCCGAAGCGGGGCGCCATCAGCTGCGCCTCGCCGAGAACGAGATGCCGGGGCTCATGGCGCTGCGCGAGGAGTTCGGCGCCTCGCAGCCGCTGAAGGGCGCCCGCATCGCGGGCTCGCTCCACATGACGGTGCAGACCGCGGTGCTCATCGAGACGCTCGTCGCCCTGGGTGCGCAGGTGCGCTGGGCGAGCTGCAACATCTTCTCTACGCAGGACGAAGCGGCCGCCGCCGTCGTCGTCGGTCCGACGGGCACGGTCGACGCTCCCGCGGGCGTTCCGGTCTTCGCATGGAAGGGCGAGACCCTCGAGGAGTACTGGCGTCTCGCCGACCGCATCTTCGACTGGACCGCGGAGGGCTTCGACGGCCCGAACATGATCCTCGACGACGGCGGCGACGCGACCCTCCTCGTCCACAAGGGCGTCGAGTTCGAGAGGGAGGGTTCGGTTCCGGATGCTGCGGCCGACGACTCCGCCGAGTACCGCATCGTGCTCGAGACTCTGCGCGCCAGCCTGGCGCGCGACCCGGAGCGGTTCACGCGCATGGCGGAGGGCCTCCTCGGCGTCACGGAGGAGACCACCACAGGCGTCCACCGCCTCTACGAGCTCGCAGCATCCGGAGATCTGCTGTTCCCCGCGATCAACGTCAACGACTCGGTGACGAAGTCGAAGTTCGACAACAAGTACGGCATCCGCCACTCGCTGCCCGACGGCATCAACCGCGCCACCGACGTGCTGATGGGCGGCAAGGTCGCTTTCGTGTGCGGCTACGGCGACGTCGGCAAGGGCGCCGCCGAGGCCCTGCGCGGCCAGGGTGCGCGCGTCATCGTGAGCGAGGTCGACCCGATCTGCGCGCTGCAGGCCGCGATGGACGGCTACCAGGTCTCGCGTCTCGACGACGTCGCCGACCAGGTCGACATCGTCATCACGGGCACCGGAAACAAGGACGTCGTGACCGTCGACGACCTGCTGAAGCTCAAGCACCTCGCGATCGTCGGCAACGTCGGCCACTTCGACAACGAGATCGACATGGCGGGTCTCGAGTCCCTCGCAGGCGTTGAGAAGGTCGAGATCAAGCCCCAGGTGCACGAGTGGCGTCTGCCGACCGGGCGCAGCGTGCTGGTGCTGAGCGAGGGCCGGCTGCTGAATCTCGGCAACGCTACGGGGCATCCGTCGTTCGTCATGAGCGCGTCGTTCACCAACCAGGTGCTCGCGCAGATCGAGCTGTTCACCAAGCGCGACGAGTACCCGACCGCCGTGTACGTGCTGCCTAAGCACCTCGATGAGAAGGTCGCGCGCCTGCACCTCGACGCGCTCGGCGTGCAGCTCACCGAGCTCACCCCCGAGCAGGCGTCGTACATCGGCGTGCCGGTCGAGGGCCCGTACAAGCTGGACCACTACCGCTACTGA
- a CDS encoding DUF3499 family protein: MRERVCSKVGCAREAVSTLTYDYGDQMAALGPLGAAGDPHAHDLCAIHTDRLSVPKGWVVVRHETLRA; this comes from the coding sequence ATGCGCGAGAGAGTCTGCTCCAAGGTCGGATGCGCCCGTGAGGCGGTGTCCACCCTCACCTACGACTACGGCGACCAGATGGCCGCCCTCGGCCCGCTCGGCGCCGCGGGCGATCCGCACGCCCACGACCTCTGCGCGATCCACACCGACCGCCTGTCGGTGCCCAAGGGCTGGGTGGTCGTGCGCCACGAGACGCTCCGCGCCTGA